The sequence gaattgaaatatatcacaattaaatatttttaaatttcctgaATGTATTTACCAAAGACACAATTGTGAAAATTCAATACAACATTTTTCTGAATAgcaatgattttgaaaaagagttATTAAAGCACGATCTACCTATACACATATTGCTTAATCAGTCTATAGAAACTGCGTATACCATTCCTACAGCATACAGCGACTTGTTACGATACACATATTCTGAATAATTGTCAGCACTAACGTTCCAAATACACCGACTTGTAAAAGACACTGATGGACTTGCTTCGTTTTCGCCTATCGCTACAATCACTACAAGTTTGTATTTATCAAAGTCCTGCGCTTTTACTGCCTGTTTGATTTTCTCTGCTAATAATTTTGATTGACTTACGCAAATTTCTGGCTTATATGTCATATCTGCTAGCtcattttccaaaatttcttcaataacacttttgattttgtcagtttggAACTTAACCTCAGGTTCAAGCTTGTATGTATTctcatatttaacatttttctgTTGTGCATTAGACGTCAATATAAGCGCTGATCTTCCAGTGAGTGATTCAACCACTGACTGTCTCCTATGCGCCATAGACATTCTTCTTGAAATATCCGATCCGTAAGAAATCGACTGCTTTCTTCCGTAATCTTGTGAGCCTTTTCGTTCAATGTCAAAATGAATTTCTTGCGGTGCAATTGATTTCTTTCTGACCATATCTGGAGGTGCTAACGATTTTTTACGCGCCATTGCGTTTCTTTTATCAACAGATGTCATATTAGCTTAATTCTTTAAGTAAAAGCTTAAATAAACAATTCCAAAACTTTCTTCGTAATACCAATATTGGCAATCCGATTTTCTATCAACAATCCTTTGGTTGTTGTATTGGTGTACACGTCGACTTTAAAACTTCAGTCTGTATGGAGCACAGGAGTACATATGTATGCAGTTCATCAAATATGATACGTCATTTATTGAATGTTACTTTATCAGATACTTGTATCCCGTAGTGACAACGGTGAATCCTGATAagaataatattattttaaaaaagatacgATTGACACATCATGTCACGTGTTCTTCATACTTTA is a genomic window of Mytilus trossulus isolate FHL-02 chromosome 1, PNRI_Mtr1.1.1.hap1, whole genome shotgun sequence containing:
- the LOC134687585 gene encoding dynein light chain Tctex-type protein 2B-like; protein product: MTSVDKRNAMARKKSLAPPDMVRKKSIAPQEIHFDIERKGSQDYGRKQSISYGSDISRRMSMAHRRQSVVESLTGRSALILTSNAQQKNVKYENTYKLEPEVKFQTDKIKSVIEEILENELADMTYKPEICVSQSKLLAEKIKQAVKAQDFDKYKLVVIVAIGENEASPSVSFTSRCIWNVSADNYSEYVYRNKSLYAVGMVYAVSID